A part of Marinomonas rhizomae genomic DNA contains:
- a CDS encoding DUF4880 domain-containing protein — protein sequence MSSSRPSNHAHLEAASEWFSVLSDKPVSESDRRAWQQWLEDDIAHRQAWQQVESVGAMFSAFKDDTEKHSAGYVLNNGGSVNRRQLMKGMLGVTGVAALGWIGWNETPLPTIASSWMADFHTQVGQVATYDLEDGSQVWLNTNSAINRFPRRENRGVSLVMGEVLVQTQTSLDSRAFSVSCAHGLVRSSEETVRFCVRQLSTEQSVLAVYEGAVSLAPFDSSASRTLYGGEEVIFSSHTMADTQPASLLYDSWRDGLLIVEDMPLKNFMAEIGRYNHDYINLDPSVDDLRVVGTFPNHDLNLVLSMLSKSFPIRVRHPLPWWVSVSAA from the coding sequence ATGTCTTCCTCACGACCTTCAAATCACGCCCATTTAGAAGCTGCTTCTGAATGGTTTTCTGTATTATCTGATAAACCTGTTTCAGAATCGGATCGACGTGCTTGGCAGCAGTGGTTGGAGGATGACATCGCTCACCGTCAAGCATGGCAGCAGGTTGAATCCGTTGGCGCAATGTTTTCTGCTTTTAAAGATGACACAGAAAAACATTCAGCGGGCTATGTTTTGAATAATGGTGGCTCCGTGAATCGTCGTCAACTCATGAAGGGGATGTTGGGGGTGACCGGTGTTGCGGCATTAGGCTGGATTGGTTGGAATGAAACGCCATTGCCAACTATAGCGTCATCATGGATGGCCGATTTTCATACGCAAGTTGGGCAAGTCGCTACTTATGACTTAGAGGATGGCTCACAAGTTTGGTTGAATACCAATAGTGCGATAAATCGTTTCCCTCGTCGTGAAAATCGAGGTGTGTCTCTGGTGATGGGGGAGGTCTTGGTGCAAACACAAACCTCTCTCGACAGCCGAGCCTTTTCTGTTTCATGCGCACATGGGCTTGTTAGATCAAGCGAAGAAACTGTACGTTTTTGTGTGAGACAGTTGTCAACAGAGCAAAGTGTATTAGCTGTTTATGAGGGGGCTGTATCACTGGCACCTTTTGATTCAAGCGCCTCTAGAACGCTTTATGGCGGGGAAGAGGTGATTTTTAGTTCCCACACTATGGCCGATACTCAGCCAGCTTCTCTTCTATATGACTCTTGGCGTGATGGATTGTTAATTGTTGAAGATATGCCCCTAAAAAATTTCATGGCAGAAATTGGGCGTTATAACCATGATTATATCAACCTCGATCCCAGTGTGGATGATCTGCGAGTGGTGGGGACGTTTCCGAATCACGATCTGAATCTTGTGCTTTCTATGTTGTCTAAATCGTTTCCAATTCGAGTGCGTCACCCGCTGCCTTGGTGGGTGAGTGTTTCTGCGGCTTAG
- a CDS encoding glutathione S-transferase, whose protein sequence is MITVHHLENSRSQRILWLLEELGLEYEIVEYKRDPETASGPESLKKVHPLGKSPVITDGELTVAESGAIIEYLLDQYDTEKRLRPTDGKALLDYRYWLHFAEGSLMPLLVMKLVMMKIPKSPMPFFVKPIAKTISGKVQEKFITPRITPQMEFIEQTLGEHTWFVGDKLTAADIQMSFPLQASSSRMDLSKYPNISRFIKQVEAIPAYQQALAKGGAYTTL, encoded by the coding sequence ATGATTACGGTTCATCATTTAGAAAATTCCCGTTCCCAGCGTATTTTGTGGTTGTTGGAGGAGCTTGGCCTTGAGTATGAAATTGTAGAATACAAGCGAGATCCTGAAACCGCTTCTGGCCCTGAATCTTTAAAAAAAGTCCATCCGTTGGGTAAGTCGCCAGTGATTACGGATGGCGAGTTAACGGTGGCCGAGTCAGGGGCGATTATTGAATATTTGTTGGATCAGTATGATACGGAAAAGCGCTTGAGACCGACGGATGGCAAGGCGTTGCTGGACTACCGTTATTGGCTGCATTTTGCTGAAGGCTCTTTAATGCCGTTGTTGGTGATGAAGTTGGTGATGATGAAGATCCCTAAAAGTCCGATGCCGTTTTTTGTGAAGCCGATTGCCAAGACGATTTCGGGTAAAGTTCAAGAGAAATTCATCACACCACGTATAACACCTCAGATGGAATTTATTGAACAAACATTGGGTGAACATACTTGGTTTGTTGGTGACAAATTAACCGCTGCAGACATTCAGATGAGTTTTCCATTACAAGCGTCGAGCTCGCGTATGGATTTGTCTAAATATCCGAATATTTCCCGTTTTATTAAGCAGGTAGAAGCTATTCCTGCTTATCAACAAGCCTTAGCAAAAGGCGGGGCATATACGACACTGTAG
- a CDS encoding iron-siderophore ABC transporter substrate-binding protein yields the protein MKMIIVITIISIFLNNAWAADHSRFPITIQHAFGSTTITHKPKRVATVAWANHEVPLALGIVPVGFAAATFGDDDNDGLLPWVADRLKKLNAKTPVLFDEGDGIDFEAVAATQPDVILAAYSGLSQSDYDTLSMIAPVVAFPDKPWSTNWRSMIRINSTGLGMAEEGEDLINSIEKDIAERVDQYPELKGKSAMFITHLDPTDLSVIRFYSANDTRVKFFDDLGMHSPQSIKDISKDGLFSGESSIEQIDMFNDVDIFVTYGNEELLTPLESNPLMSKMRAIKNGSIVMLGSSKMATAANPTPLSITWVLDDYLQALAEAARQAK from the coding sequence ATGAAGATGATTATCGTTATCACCATTATTTCTATATTTTTAAATAATGCATGGGCTGCAGACCACTCTCGCTTCCCTATTACGATTCAACACGCTTTCGGCTCGACAACGATTACTCATAAACCAAAACGCGTGGCGACGGTGGCATGGGCAAACCATGAAGTACCACTTGCTTTGGGTATCGTTCCCGTTGGTTTTGCTGCCGCCACATTTGGTGACGACGATAACGATGGTTTGTTGCCTTGGGTGGCTGATCGCCTTAAAAAACTCAACGCCAAAACCCCTGTATTATTCGATGAAGGCGATGGAATCGATTTCGAAGCGGTCGCAGCCACACAACCCGATGTTATTCTGGCGGCTTACTCTGGCTTAAGCCAATCCGATTACGACACACTAAGCATGATAGCGCCTGTCGTCGCTTTCCCAGACAAACCTTGGTCTACCAACTGGCGCAGCATGATTCGCATTAATAGTACTGGGCTGGGAATGGCGGAAGAAGGCGAAGACCTCATTAACAGCATTGAAAAAGACATCGCCGAGCGTGTTGATCAATACCCAGAATTAAAAGGCAAATCCGCCATGTTTATCACACATCTGGATCCAACCGATTTAAGCGTCATTCGTTTTTACAGCGCGAATGATACCCGTGTGAAATTTTTTGATGACCTCGGTATGCACTCTCCGCAAAGCATCAAAGACATCAGTAAAGATGGGCTCTTCTCTGGCGAAAGCAGCATTGAGCAAATAGACATGTTTAACGACGTAGACATTTTTGTTACCTATGGCAATGAAGAATTACTGACGCCTTTAGAATCGAACCCACTTATGTCAAAAATGCGAGCTATTAAAAATGGCTCTATCGTCATGCTTGGTAGTAGCAAAATGGCGACTGCAGCTAATCCGACGCCACTGTCTATTACTTGGGTGTTAGATGATTACCTTCAAGCGCTTGCAGAAGCGGCTCGTCAAGCAAAATGA
- a CDS encoding secretin and TonB N-terminal domain-containing protein produces MAFFRLPRQKLKKRTTASLLAMNTLLASGVALTMTSTAYAESAAVEKRYYNIPAGPLPQAVNAFAAVSGMYLGGNGALLKNKKTLGFDGEYTPGQALDLLLVGTGLSYDIGDDKSVVLVDSSSVSKSADGITMAPLLVQGQQNRAEVGVQTIGLDEIEAMPTEGGNLTDLLRTNTAVNFSRSSSSSTNSGSMRPDEVSIHGQAFYQNAFMIDGVDTSNDFDPGSSSAGDSYTNPFIPGNLSTLSGSSPQSYYMDVDALEQVKVYSSNIPVEYGGFMGGVIDARLKRYDGEDSVSIKYGLSKDAWEKFHFDEKKAEEFYGADSIDGAYTPEYKKQNYSITALKSLSDKVGSTLTISRKTSEFRQQYENRADEVKSIYYNDTIDNMMARIDAKVNDRINLGFYLRYSDRFHDGLTSKDYSDTFVKSHTAYGVGNNFDYRFDNSVLTIDTAFDRSFDELDSRSNVYTFHPTENFYNGLPYSGGYGDILQQQDTLSMNTRWVHDAISIGQTKHTFKIGADIAVKKALYQAGGSEYFQYSCLSGSSGSGCADSNSDGVHDESDEYLKTYGVLTANKITKHYQSYGIYLEDKVDINDWRLTAGIRADNETLLDNINISPRANLQWDVFGDSSTKLTTGASRYYGRSFLKYALSNEMKSWYTTTQYNSDGSVKTNYPRQSSSAYGNFSDYDLKTPYSDEIMFRVDQKMGPIDASLTLVNRESRDDVQRIKNSDDKLYYYTNEGRSSTNSVELAFLQRVPFELLNSQTKINFSVAWKESKSNAQGDDAYDETVEDEDQIFYNGKVIDYSDLPSWDYNIPFTVKLSSNTVIPAWYLQWSNFVNFRSGGTIAKNTYKSDSESGLDIYEDYDFSELVTLDSKIRFSPPLLASSEGYVEVKITNIFDDVISTSTNATATQSFTSGRKISMEVGMRF; encoded by the coding sequence ATGGCTTTTTTCCGATTACCAAGACAGAAGCTCAAGAAGCGCACAACCGCTTCTCTGCTTGCTATGAACACGCTTCTCGCCAGTGGCGTAGCGTTGACGATGACATCCACCGCTTATGCCGAATCCGCTGCTGTTGAAAAGCGTTACTACAACATTCCCGCAGGACCTTTACCACAAGCTGTTAATGCTTTCGCTGCTGTATCGGGTATGTACTTAGGTGGTAATGGGGCGCTTCTTAAAAACAAGAAAACACTTGGTTTTGACGGCGAATATACGCCAGGACAGGCATTGGATTTGTTACTGGTTGGCACTGGCCTTTCTTATGATATTGGTGATGATAAAAGCGTTGTTTTAGTTGACTCTAGTTCTGTCTCCAAAAGTGCCGACGGCATAACCATGGCGCCATTGTTGGTGCAAGGTCAACAGAATAGAGCTGAAGTGGGTGTGCAGACGATTGGCTTGGATGAGATTGAAGCCATGCCGACGGAAGGTGGAAATCTAACGGATTTACTTAGAACCAACACGGCCGTTAACTTTAGCCGTTCAAGTAGTAGTTCCACCAATAGCGGCAGTATGCGCCCTGATGAGGTTTCTATTCATGGGCAAGCATTTTATCAAAACGCCTTTATGATTGATGGTGTTGATACGTCTAATGATTTTGACCCAGGTTCTAGCAGCGCGGGTGACAGTTATACAAATCCGTTCATTCCTGGGAATTTGAGTACTTTATCTGGTAGCTCCCCACAAAGCTATTACATGGATGTCGATGCTTTAGAGCAGGTCAAGGTATACAGCAGTAATATTCCTGTGGAATACGGTGGTTTTATGGGTGGTGTGATAGACGCTCGCCTTAAGCGTTATGATGGCGAGGATTCCGTTTCCATAAAATATGGATTGTCTAAAGATGCTTGGGAAAAATTCCATTTTGATGAAAAAAAAGCAGAAGAATTCTATGGGGCTGACAGTATCGATGGGGCTTATACGCCGGAATACAAAAAACAAAATTACTCGATAACAGCGTTAAAAAGCTTGTCCGATAAGGTGGGATCTACCTTAACCATTTCTCGTAAAACCTCTGAATTCAGGCAGCAATATGAAAACCGTGCCGATGAGGTTAAGTCAATTTATTATAATGACACCATCGATAATATGATGGCGCGCATTGACGCCAAAGTGAATGACAGAATAAATTTAGGTTTTTATTTACGTTATTCCGATCGTTTTCATGATGGATTAACCTCAAAGGATTATTCAGACACCTTTGTTAAGTCTCATACTGCTTATGGTGTTGGGAATAACTTCGACTACCGCTTTGACAATAGTGTGCTAACCATTGATACCGCATTCGATCGTTCCTTCGACGAGCTTGATTCCCGTTCTAATGTTTATACATTTCATCCAACGGAAAACTTTTATAATGGTCTTCCTTATTCTGGCGGCTATGGCGACATTTTACAGCAGCAAGACACGTTAAGCATGAATACAAGATGGGTTCACGATGCTATCTCCATAGGTCAAACAAAGCATACTTTTAAAATTGGTGCTGACATAGCCGTTAAAAAAGCATTATATCAAGCCGGTGGCAGCGAGTACTTTCAGTACTCCTGTTTATCTGGAAGTAGTGGCTCTGGATGTGCTGACTCAAATAGTGATGGGGTTCATGATGAAAGTGATGAATATCTGAAAACTTATGGTGTATTAACGGCGAACAAAATAACTAAGCATTATCAAAGTTATGGTATTTATCTTGAGGATAAAGTCGATATTAATGACTGGAGGTTGACTGCAGGAATAAGAGCTGACAATGAAACCTTGCTTGATAATATTAATATTTCCCCACGTGCAAATTTGCAATGGGATGTTTTTGGCGATAGCAGCACAAAGCTGACCACTGGTGCTAGCCGCTATTATGGGCGCAGTTTCCTTAAATATGCTCTCAGTAACGAAATGAAGTCGTGGTATACGACAACCCAATATAACAGTGATGGCAGCGTCAAAACGAACTATCCAAGACAGAGTTCAAGTGCTTACGGAAATTTCTCAGATTATGATTTAAAAACACCTTACTCTGATGAAATAATGTTTCGAGTTGATCAAAAAATGGGGCCTATCGATGCTTCTTTGACCTTAGTGAATCGTGAGAGTCGAGATGATGTTCAACGCATAAAAAATTCAGATGATAAATTGTACTATTACACTAATGAAGGGCGTAGTAGTACCAACAGTGTTGAGCTTGCTTTTCTGCAGCGCGTACCTTTTGAATTGCTTAACAGTCAAACCAAAATCAATTTTTCAGTTGCATGGAAAGAGAGTAAGTCAAACGCCCAAGGTGATGATGCCTATGATGAAACAGTAGAGGATGAAGATCAAATTTTCTACAACGGAAAGGTCATAGACTATAGTGACTTGCCTTCGTGGGATTACAATATTCCATTCACCGTGAAGCTAAGTTCAAATACGGTTATTCCTGCTTGGTATCTTCAGTGGAGTAATTTTGTAAACTTTAGGAGTGGCGGAACCATTGCTAAAAATACGTATAAATCAGACTCGGAATCTGGACTTGATATATACGAAGACTATGACTTTAGTGAATTAGTGACGTTAGACTCCAAAATTCGATTTTCTCCTCCTTTACTTGCGAGCAGCGAAGGGTATGTTGAGGTGAAAATTACGAATATATTTGATGATGTTATCTCAACATCAACCAATGCGACAGCGACGCAGTCTTTCACCTCCGGTCGAAAAATATCCATGGAAGTCGGCATGCGCTTTTAA
- a CDS encoding sigma-70 family RNA polymerase sigma factor, protein MRSNGSMNPERQTTQHVGELYAEHNSWLTGWIRGRLGCHELAADIAQDTFVRLLKKPKYFSNIGEARAFLSTIAKGLYIDHWRRKQVEQAWLESLANCEEEFVPSAEHSASMIELLCELDAMIAKLPKKVANTLILSQLHGLTYREIAERLSVSERMIKRYMAQAMLQCLLFKSDQSL, encoded by the coding sequence ATGAGGTCGAACGGTTCGATGAATCCTGAGCGTCAAACAACTCAACACGTTGGTGAGCTTTATGCTGAGCATAATTCATGGCTAACGGGATGGATTCGTGGGCGCCTCGGTTGTCATGAATTGGCAGCAGATATTGCACAAGATACTTTTGTACGATTACTCAAAAAACCGAAATACTTTTCTAATATAGGTGAAGCTCGTGCTTTTTTAAGTACGATAGCGAAAGGCTTGTATATTGATCATTGGCGTCGTAAGCAGGTTGAGCAAGCTTGGTTAGAGTCGTTGGCCAATTGTGAAGAAGAATTTGTGCCTTCTGCTGAGCATTCTGCGTCTATGATTGAGTTGCTTTGTGAATTAGACGCCATGATCGCTAAGTTACCCAAAAAGGTGGCTAATACGCTTATCTTGTCTCAACTTCATGGTTTAACTTACCGAGAAATTGCCGAACGTTTGTCTGTTTCGGAGCGAATGATAAAGCGCTACATGGCTCAGGCTATGTTACAGTGTCTTTTATTTAAATCTGATCAGTCTCTATAA
- the nhaR gene encoding transcriptional activator NhaR, whose product MINFKHLHYFWMVAKQGSITKASEHLHITPQTISGQISLLEEQLGKALFSKVGRNLELTDTGHMVLSYADEIFSLGSELEQSVRIASSDRTQLLRVGIADSIPKSIAYRLLAPAMSLEDPIRLVCKENSLEDLLGELALHKLDMIIADGPIPPHLAVRGFNHFLGECGTSFMAAPNLIEQVEGGFPACLRGAPFLIPSDQSLIQIQLLQWLEKHHLHPKIMGEFDDRALMKTFGQAGAGVFIVPSAIAMEVAKQFQVEIIGSTEEIREQFFAIATEQRLSNPAIVAITDAAKGWLKHN is encoded by the coding sequence ATGATCAATTTCAAGCATTTGCATTATTTTTGGATGGTGGCGAAGCAAGGCAGCATTACAAAAGCCAGCGAACATTTGCACATAACGCCACAAACCATCAGTGGACAGATCAGCTTACTAGAAGAACAACTGGGAAAAGCCTTATTTAGCAAAGTCGGACGCAACCTAGAATTAACGGATACTGGCCACATGGTATTAAGTTACGCCGATGAAATTTTTTCCTTAGGCAGCGAGCTGGAACAATCTGTACGCATTGCTTCAAGTGACAGAACGCAATTACTACGTGTTGGCATTGCGGATTCGATTCCAAAATCCATCGCGTATCGATTATTGGCTCCTGCCATGTCGCTAGAAGATCCTATACGACTTGTCTGCAAAGAGAACAGTTTAGAAGATTTATTGGGTGAGTTAGCGCTGCATAAATTAGACATGATTATTGCCGATGGTCCAATACCACCTCACTTGGCGGTGCGTGGCTTCAATCATTTTTTGGGGGAATGTGGCACATCGTTTATGGCCGCCCCCAATTTAATAGAGCAGGTTGAAGGTGGCTTTCCTGCCTGTTTGAGGGGAGCGCCATTTTTGATTCCCAGTGACCAATCGTTGATACAAATTCAACTTTTACAATGGCTTGAAAAGCATCACCTTCATCCAAAAATAATGGGGGAATTTGACGATCGAGCGTTAATGAAAACGTTCGGTCAAGCGGGCGCGGGCGTGTTTATTGTCCCCTCCGCCATTGCTATGGAAGTGGCAAAGCAATTTCAGGTCGAGATCATTGGCAGCACCGAAGAAATACGCGAGCAGTTCTTCGCTATTGCTACCGAGCAACGCTTATCCAACCCTGCTATCGTTGCCATTACGGACGCGGCGAAAGGCTGGTTAAAGCATAACTAG
- a CDS encoding helix-turn-helix domain-containing protein, translating into MKETIQLTSLEPNDDLAPFIESFWMIENPSDEDEELSTFPDGGIDLYFFHNAEYPLHISLVGLETDAKVGAMPKHSVLLGVRLKILAAEYLLSTSVADILNDRITLDIGFAGIELNDLKSLDTFANKLSLYFASQLTAPIDPRKKVMSELIYTTHGSITVTEISQAANWSSRQINRYFNKWLGLPLKSYCDILRFRHSFDSLKVGELFPKEGFNDQSHYIKLIKKYSSLTPKQLAQDENDRFIQLYSED; encoded by the coding sequence ATGAAAGAAACCATTCAACTAACGTCATTAGAACCAAACGACGACTTAGCTCCATTTATTGAAAGCTTTTGGATGATCGAAAATCCAAGCGATGAAGATGAAGAACTTTCCACCTTCCCTGATGGCGGCATTGATTTGTATTTTTTCCACAATGCCGAGTATCCGCTGCATATTTCCTTGGTTGGACTAGAAACAGACGCCAAAGTAGGCGCCATGCCCAAACACTCTGTATTACTTGGTGTTCGCTTAAAAATACTGGCCGCAGAGTATTTATTAAGCACATCTGTCGCCGACATTCTGAATGATCGCATTACACTCGATATTGGCTTCGCTGGCATAGAACTAAACGATCTAAAAAGCCTGGATACTTTTGCTAACAAGCTCAGTTTGTATTTTGCTTCACAGCTGACAGCGCCAATAGACCCTCGAAAAAAAGTCATGTCAGAACTGATTTATACGACCCACGGTTCAATAACAGTGACTGAAATATCTCAAGCAGCAAATTGGAGCAGTCGCCAAATCAATCGATACTTTAATAAGTGGCTTGGCTTACCGCTAAAAAGCTACTGTGACATTTTACGGTTTCGCCACAGCTTCGACTCACTCAAGGTCGGTGAACTCTTTCCCAAAGAAGGTTTTAACGACCAATCTCACTACATAAAATTGATCAAAAAGTATTCTAGCCTGACACCTAAGCAACTGGCTCAAGACGAAAACGACCGATTTATACAATTATATTCTGAAGATTAA
- a CDS encoding HPF/RaiA family ribosome-associated protein, which yields MRIKVQARRLALTKSLKAYVKRRLNFALNSRYDNIQRVTVTLTDVNGPKGGEDKHCQVLVKLNGQKEVVISEQQADLYSAIDSAAGRTSRTVTRRIERLQHKATRLKAAFHKMRPQKKMPRDIYEEYENEYGYYQHA from the coding sequence ATGAGAATCAAAGTACAAGCACGTCGTCTAGCTCTTACCAAAAGCCTAAAAGCGTATGTGAAACGTCGTCTTAATTTTGCCTTGAATTCCCGTTATGACAATATTCAACGAGTGACGGTCACGCTTACCGACGTGAATGGTCCAAAAGGCGGTGAAGACAAACACTGCCAAGTTTTGGTCAAACTCAATGGCCAAAAAGAAGTGGTGATTAGTGAACAGCAAGCCGATCTTTATTCGGCAATAGACAGTGCCGCTGGCCGAACAAGCCGTACTGTGACACGACGTATTGAGCGACTACAACACAAAGCCACCCGACTCAAAGCGGCTTTTCATAAGATGAGACCGCAGAAGAAAATGCCGCGCGACATCTATGAAGAATACGAAAACGAATACGGCTATTACCAACATGCTTGA